The following proteins are encoded in a genomic region of Paenibacillus sp. FSL H3-0469:
- a CDS encoding L-serine ammonia-lyase: MRSLTELFRIGSGPSSSHTMGPEKAASIFKSENEDADQFKALIYGSLAKTGKGHMTDKAIIRALSPASAEVEFVPQPDFDLPHPNTMDLFAYKDGQQTASMRVASIGGGEIVIDGREETRGPDVYPENSFAEISAYCKANHIRLSDYVEQREGTLIWEFLQGIWEAMKRSIDEGLSVTGILEGGLNVERKAKYLYHQGTEDESPETRENRIVSAYAFAVNEQNAAAGTVVTAPTCGACGVVPASLRYMQEKLQVPDERILRALAVGGLIGNLVKQNASISGAQCGCQAEVGTACSMAAAALAELSGMEIDQIEYAAEVAMEHHLGLTCDPINGLVQIPCIERNAVGAMRAINAQSLAKFLSGTRKISFDLVVQTMYETGLDMNSRYRETSEGGLAKFYNMGS; the protein is encoded by the coding sequence ATGAGATCGTTGACTGAGCTATTTAGGATTGGCAGTGGACCGTCCAGCTCCCATACCATGGGGCCGGAGAAAGCGGCCAGCATCTTCAAGTCGGAAAATGAAGACGCAGACCAGTTCAAGGCACTGATCTATGGTTCTCTTGCCAAAACAGGCAAAGGCCATATGACGGACAAGGCCATTATTCGCGCATTGTCACCCGCTTCAGCGGAGGTTGAATTTGTTCCACAGCCTGACTTTGATCTGCCTCATCCCAATACAATGGATTTGTTTGCTTACAAAGACGGTCAGCAAACAGCCTCCATGCGTGTTGCCAGTATCGGCGGCGGGGAGATCGTGATTGATGGGCGGGAGGAGACGCGGGGACCTGATGTCTATCCGGAGAACAGTTTTGCCGAGATCAGTGCCTATTGTAAAGCGAATCATATCCGCCTAAGCGATTACGTTGAGCAGCGTGAAGGCACACTGATCTGGGAGTTCCTCCAAGGCATCTGGGAAGCGATGAAGCGGTCGATCGACGAAGGGCTGTCTGTCACAGGCATTCTGGAGGGTGGTCTGAATGTCGAACGCAAGGCGAAATATCTGTATCATCAGGGGACTGAGGATGAGAGCCCGGAGACTCGGGAAAATCGGATCGTCAGCGCGTACGCTTTTGCCGTCAATGAACAGAATGCGGCCGCCGGTACAGTCGTAACGGCTCCAACCTGTGGGGCCTGCGGTGTTGTGCCCGCCTCGCTCCGTTATATGCAGGAGAAGCTGCAGGTCCCGGACGAACGAATTCTCCGGGCGCTGGCCGTCGGCGGGCTCATCGGTAATCTGGTCAAGCAGAACGCCTCCATCAGCGGTGCTCAGTGCGGCTGCCAGGCGGAGGTGGGCACGGCTTGCTCTATGGCAGCGGCTGCACTGGCTGAACTGTCCGGGATGGAGATTGACCAGATTGAGTATGCGGCGGAGGTGGCGATGGAGCACCACTTGGGGTTAACCTGTGATCCGATTAACGGACTGGTTCAGATCCCTTGCATTGAACGGAATGCGGTCGGTGCGATGCGGGCGATTAATGCGCAGAGTCTGGCCAAGTTCTTGTCCGGTACCCGTAAAATATCCTTTGATCTGGTTGTACAGACCATGTATGAGACAGGCCTCGATATGAACAGCAGGTACCGTGAAACTTCTGAAGGCGGGCTCGCTAAGTTCTACAACATGGGCAGTTAA
- a CDS encoding enoyl-CoA hydratase/isomerase family protein yields MFNREMTGPTRLEEYSEKYKDLFLMTRRDGILEMRLHTHGGPLQFDWPVQAAYGQVWSDIGRDPENEVMILTGTGELWQTGNPEVWTTKFMDWPNRRKLEMYHESLRMIENMVHCLDIPTIGAINGTGAHWQLGTLCDITLCTEATAFFDAHYLGGVPPGDGIVLALQRIVGTKKAAYYAYTGLNINAQEALELGLVSEVLPHDQLLPRAWELAEMIMQAPRSTRHLTHSIVSHPWKQAFAEDQGLQLTHQLVDMAMDEEGIHERLMKLKERFQRNG; encoded by the coding sequence ATGTTCAATAGAGAGATGACTGGACCTACCAGGCTCGAAGAATACTCTGAGAAGTACAAGGACTTATTCCTCATGACCCGCCGTGACGGTATTCTCGAAATGCGGTTGCACACTCACGGGGGACCTTTACAATTCGACTGGCCGGTCCAAGCCGCATATGGTCAGGTATGGTCAGATATTGGCCGTGATCCTGAGAATGAAGTCATGATTCTCACAGGGACTGGAGAGTTGTGGCAGACCGGCAATCCTGAAGTCTGGACCACCAAATTCATGGATTGGCCGAATCGCCGGAAGCTAGAGATGTATCATGAATCACTTAGAATGATTGAAAATATGGTTCATTGCCTGGACATCCCCACGATTGGGGCGATCAATGGCACAGGCGCACACTGGCAATTGGGAACGCTTTGTGATATTACCCTTTGTACGGAAGCCACAGCGTTCTTCGATGCCCATTATCTGGGCGGTGTACCGCCCGGAGATGGAATCGTTCTGGCACTTCAAAGGATTGTGGGAACCAAGAAAGCGGCATACTATGCATACACGGGCTTGAATATTAATGCTCAAGAGGCATTAGAGCTCGGTTTGGTCAGTGAGGTGCTGCCTCATGATCAGCTTCTTCCACGGGCATGGGAGCTGGCAGAAATGATCATGCAGGCACCCCGCTCTACGAGACATCTTACTCATTCGATTGTGTCACACCCGTGGAAACAAGCTTTTGCGGAGGATCAAGGTCTTCAGCTTACCCACCAATTGGTTGATATGGCTATGGATGAAGAGGGGATTCATGAGCGGCTGATGAAGCTCAAGGAACGTTTTCAGAGAAATGGGTAA
- a CDS encoding Gfo/Idh/MocA family oxidoreductase, producing the protein MTAGHRVVVAGCGAMANEWISYALKHADGIEIVALVDIRRESALAMAEKHGLTCPVFTDVEQAIADTAANLVFDVTVPASHYNIASSALEAGCHVFAEKPLAETMEQCNSIVSIAERTGRSHAVMQNRRYDPRIRSLRELITSGVIGRTGSISANFFLAPHFGGFRDAMDSPLLLDMAIHTFDQARYISGADPVSVYCQEFNPPGSWYAGKAAAVCIFEMSDGSVFCYQGSWCAEGAPTSWEASWRVQGEKGAAIWDGRDLPYAEVISAGSEHSGQFLHEYGRLEAPEVRMEETFHQGCLDEMFRSLAEGRPAETDCRDNRYSMAMVLGALESARTGRKLSIAEFIEGAELTGRKA; encoded by the coding sequence ATGACAGCAGGACATCGTGTGGTTGTGGCGGGCTGCGGGGCTATGGCTAATGAATGGATCAGCTATGCTCTGAAGCATGCTGATGGAATAGAGATTGTAGCGCTCGTGGATATCCGGCGGGAGTCCGCTCTGGCCATGGCAGAGAAGCACGGGCTAACTTGCCCTGTATTTACTGATGTGGAACAGGCAATTGCTGATACAGCGGCTAATCTGGTATTCGATGTGACGGTGCCCGCCAGCCATTACAATATTGCCAGCAGCGCGCTTGAGGCCGGTTGCCATGTGTTCGCGGAGAAGCCGCTGGCGGAGACGATGGAGCAGTGCAACTCGATCGTCAGCATTGCTGAACGTACCGGCAGAAGCCATGCGGTGATGCAGAACCGCCGGTATGATCCGCGCATCCGCTCATTGCGGGAGCTGATAACGTCAGGGGTGATAGGGCGGACAGGCTCTATCAGCGCGAATTTCTTCCTGGCTCCGCATTTCGGCGGTTTCCGGGATGCGATGGACAGCCCGCTGCTGCTGGATATGGCGATCCACACTTTCGATCAGGCCCGCTATATCAGCGGCGCTGATCCGGTAAGCGTGTATTGCCAGGAGTTCAATCCGCCGGGATCGTGGTATGCGGGGAAAGCGGCGGCGGTCTGTATTTTTGAAATGTCGGACGGCTCCGTATTCTGTTATCAAGGCTCCTGGTGTGCGGAAGGCGCGCCTACCTCCTGGGAAGCTTCATGGCGGGTGCAGGGTGAAAAGGGAGCTGCGATCTGGGATGGACGGGATCTGCCGTATGCCGAGGTGATTAGTGCCGGGAGTGAACACTCCGGCCAGTTCCTCCATGAATATGGGCGGCTGGAAGCGCCGGAGGTACGGATGGAGGAGACCTTCCACCAGGGCTGCCTCGATGAAATGTTCCGTTCGCTGGCCGAAGGCCGTCCGGCCGAGACAGATTGCCGCGATAACCGCTACAGTATGGCCATGGTGCTGGGGGCTCTGGAGAGTGCGCGGACAGGCCGCAAGCTGAGCATTGCCGAATTCATAGAGGGCGCTGAGCTGACGGGGAGGAAGGCGTAG
- a CDS encoding Gfo/Idh/MocA family oxidoreductase, whose amino-acid sequence MKQLRIGMIGYKFMGKAHSNAYRSLPMFFPKAVKPQMSVICGRNEGAVQEAAAQLGWSESVTDWKDLIARSDIDLVDINAPSNAHKEIALAAAAAGKHIFCEKPLALNLEDSREMLAAAEKAGIAHMIGFNYRFSPAVRLAKRLIESGRLGTIYHFRAWFLQDWILDPEFPLVWRLQKEVAGSGSHGDLGAHLIDLAHFLVGDVEEVIGMSETFVKERPLATEMTGLSAKAGKDAPRGPVTVDDATLFLARFANGALGSFEATRFAAGHRSTNSFEINGSLGSVKFDFERMNELEVYLTSDDEDVQGFRRVLATDPSHDYAEAWWPPGHTIGFEHTFIHEMLELSNAIEEGRQPEPNFNDGVKCQAVLEAVDRSIEQRRWVPISEM is encoded by the coding sequence ATGAAACAGCTACGCATTGGAATGATAGGTTATAAATTCATGGGCAAGGCCCACAGCAACGCTTACCGCAGTCTGCCCATGTTCTTTCCCAAGGCAGTTAAGCCGCAAATGTCGGTCATCTGCGGACGTAATGAGGGAGCGGTACAAGAAGCGGCAGCACAGCTTGGCTGGTCGGAGAGCGTGACGGACTGGAAAGACCTGATCGCACGCAGCGATATTGATCTGGTCGATATTAATGCGCCAAGCAATGCCCATAAAGAGATTGCCCTGGCGGCTGCGGCAGCAGGCAAGCATATCTTCTGCGAGAAGCCGCTGGCCCTGAATTTGGAGGATTCCCGCGAGATGCTTGCGGCTGCCGAAAAGGCTGGAATAGCGCATATGATTGGCTTCAACTACCGTTTCTCCCCGGCGGTACGGCTGGCGAAGCGGCTGATTGAGAGCGGCCGGCTGGGCACCATCTATCATTTCCGCGCGTGGTTCCTGCAAGACTGGATTCTCGACCCGGAATTCCCGCTGGTCTGGCGGCTCCAGAAGGAGGTTGCCGGTTCGGGATCGCATGGTGATCTCGGGGCGCATCTGATTGATCTGGCTCATTTCCTGGTCGGAGATGTAGAGGAGGTTATCGGCATGAGCGAGACCTTCGTCAAGGAGCGTCCGCTGGCAACGGAGATGACCGGGCTTAGTGCCAAGGCTGGCAAGGATGCGCCGCGCGGTCCGGTAACCGTGGATGATGCGACCTTGTTCCTGGCCCGCTTTGCGAACGGCGCACTGGGCAGCTTCGAGGCAACGCGGTTTGCCGCCGGACACCGTTCGACTAACTCCTTCGAGATCAATGGCAGTCTCGGCAGTGTGAAGTTTGATTTTGAACGGATGAATGAGCTAGAGGTCTACCTGACCTCGGATGACGAGGATGTGCAGGGCTTCCGCCGGGTACTGGCCACCGATCCGTCCCATGACTATGCGGAAGCGTGGTGGCCGCCGGGCCACACCATCGGGTTCGAGCATACCTTCATTCATGAGATGCTGGAGCTGTCGAATGCCATTGAGGAAGGTCGCCAGCCGGAGCCGAACTTCAACGACGGCGTGAAATGCCAGGCGGTGCTGGAAGCCGTGGACCGTTCCATAGAGCAGCGGCGCTGGGTTCCGATATCTGAGATGTAA
- a CDS encoding AraC family transcriptional regulator: MTYPKELKEYPRLEEKTYPFRLFFNNCREVSPEQNILFLHWHEHFEIIIMREGQAIFHVDSKPYEAGPGDVLMVPSGGLHVGYSQCSGDLSYVSIVFHASLFKDRNQDSQHEQFVAPYLNNLNQFPVMPAAQQPECAAYYHLLERVIAEVEAKQPAFQLVVKNQLHLFFTLMSRAFPARQRSEREQGERGGVHRERFKPLLEHLENHADQKMSIEAAARFVNLNPFHFCKTFKKLTGRTFIDYVNFCRMDKAQRLLLETDLTITEISGRVGCDNPNYFTKLYKQYKGLTPSQARKQE; the protein is encoded by the coding sequence ATGACCTATCCGAAGGAACTTAAGGAATATCCAAGGCTGGAAGAGAAAACGTATCCGTTCCGTCTGTTCTTCAACAACTGCCGGGAGGTATCTCCTGAACAGAACATCCTGTTTCTGCACTGGCATGAGCATTTCGAGATCATCATTATGCGCGAAGGTCAGGCCATTTTTCATGTGGACAGCAAGCCTTATGAAGCCGGGCCGGGGGATGTCCTGATGGTGCCGTCCGGCGGGCTTCATGTCGGCTATAGCCAGTGTAGCGGTGACCTGTCGTATGTCTCAATTGTGTTCCATGCCTCGCTGTTCAAGGACAGGAACCAGGATTCCCAGCATGAGCAATTCGTAGCTCCATACCTTAATAATCTGAATCAATTCCCTGTTATGCCTGCCGCCCAGCAGCCTGAATGCGCCGCGTATTATCATTTGCTGGAGCGGGTGATTGCCGAAGTGGAGGCCAAGCAGCCGGCTTTTCAGCTCGTGGTGAAGAATCAGCTGCACCTGTTCTTCACCCTGATGTCCCGGGCCTTCCCGGCCCGGCAGCGCAGCGAGCGGGAACAGGGGGAACGGGGCGGCGTCCACCGGGAGCGCTTCAAGCCGCTGCTCGAACACCTGGAGAACCACGCAGATCAGAAGATGTCGATTGAGGCCGCTGCCAGGTTCGTAAATTTGAACCCTTTTCATTTCTGCAAAACCTTTAAGAAGCTCACCGGACGGACATTCATCGATTATGTGAATTTCTGCAGAATGGATAAGGCGCAGCGGCTGCTGCTGGAGACGGACCTGACCATTACCGAGATTTCAGGCCGGGTCGGCTGTGACAATCCGAATTACTTCACCAAGCTGTACAAGCAGTACAAGGGTCTGACCCCTTCCCAGGCACGGAAACAAGAGTAA
- a CDS encoding sugar phosphate isomerase/epimerase, translating to MQDTLRIGTLVGGGDAVRVIPQIIGHGFESFSLTFWQTTGTTDLAETAARVRELAAEHDFTISSVGIFGNPLTGTGDNSDTVASWERLIDHAHLFGTDLVSGFTGRLPGVSIDESIPKFAEVFGELSKRAAERGVKIAFENCSMDGNWRAGDWNIAHNPTAWEKMFNAVNADNLGLEWEPCHQMVQLIDPIPQLRKWTDKIFHVHGKDATIAWDIIKEYGIHGPKPYVWHRTPGFGDTNWTDVISILRQAGYKGTIDIEGWHDPVYRDDLEMTGQVHALNYLKTCRGGSFIPNPV from the coding sequence ATGCAGGATACATTAAGAATCGGAACACTGGTTGGAGGCGGGGATGCGGTCAGAGTTATTCCGCAGATTATAGGGCATGGATTCGAATCCTTCAGCTTAACCTTTTGGCAGACTACAGGAACTACTGATTTGGCAGAAACCGCGGCACGGGTGCGTGAACTGGCTGCGGAGCATGATTTCACGATTTCTTCCGTCGGCATATTCGGGAATCCGCTTACAGGGACAGGTGACAATTCAGATACGGTTGCCAGCTGGGAACGGCTGATCGACCATGCCCACTTGTTCGGGACGGATCTGGTCTCCGGCTTCACTGGACGTCTGCCCGGCGTATCTATAGATGAGTCGATTCCGAAGTTCGCGGAGGTGTTCGGTGAGCTGTCGAAGCGGGCGGCGGAGCGCGGGGTCAAGATCGCTTTTGAGAATTGCTCGATGGATGGGAACTGGCGGGCAGGGGACTGGAATATTGCTCATAACCCTACTGCCTGGGAGAAAATGTTCAACGCGGTGAATGCCGATAATCTCGGCCTGGAATGGGAGCCCTGCCACCAGATGGTGCAGCTGATTGACCCGATCCCGCAGCTGCGCAAATGGACGGACAAGATCTTCCACGTCCACGGCAAGGACGCAACCATCGCCTGGGATATTATCAAGGAATACGGAATCCACGGACCTAAGCCTTATGTGTGGCACCGGACGCCGGGCTTCGGGGATACCAACTGGACAGATGTGATCTCGATTCTCCGTCAAGCCGGATACAAGGGCACGATTGATATTGAAGGCTGGCATGACCCTGTCTATCGTGACGATCTGGAGATGACCGGTCAGGTCCATGCACTGAATTATCTCAAAACCTGCCGGGGCGGCAGCTTCATCCCGAACCCGGTGTAA